The Burkholderia mayonis genome window below encodes:
- a CDS encoding DHA2 family efflux MFS transporter permease subunit encodes MPNTSSRTTLLWIVATAFFMQSVDTTIVNTALPSIAHALGQDALSMHGVVTAYTLTMATLTPASGWLADRFGTRRVFFVAIVVFALGSQCCAAATSATQLIVARVLQGIGGSMLLPIGRLAVLRGVPGDEYVAALAFVSIFGQIGPILGPTLGGWLTQSMSWYWVFLVNLPICAVGLVAVHRYMPRDEPIDPPPFDYTGYTLLSIAMIAGSLAIDALSDGGYTDWTVGVTAIAAAAAIVYVAHARRRANPLFRLELFREPNFAVGLAGNLISRIGIGATPFLLPLMMQIEFGYSPLRSGLMLVPAAIAGVIAKPWIAPLVRRYGYRTFLFANTLIVGAVIALFAAIGPDTPLVVEMALIAIFGAINSIQIAAMNSVTLKGLPHRDAASGNSLYSMVQMLSMGLGASVGSGLTSLFGEQTGSSLLGFKLSFVCVGAVTLVSAAIFRRIREAPVTRTRPGHAVAHR; translated from the coding sequence ATGCCCAACACCTCTTCCCGAACGACGCTGCTATGGATCGTAGCCACCGCGTTCTTCATGCAGTCCGTCGACACGACCATCGTCAACACGGCGCTGCCGTCGATCGCCCACGCGCTCGGCCAGGACGCGCTCTCGATGCACGGCGTCGTCACCGCCTACACACTGACGATGGCCACACTCACGCCCGCGTCCGGCTGGCTCGCGGATCGCTTTGGCACGCGTCGCGTGTTCTTCGTCGCGATTGTCGTGTTCGCGCTCGGCTCGCAGTGCTGCGCGGCCGCGACGAGCGCGACGCAGCTCATCGTCGCTCGGGTGCTGCAAGGCATCGGCGGCTCGATGCTGCTGCCGATCGGCCGGCTCGCGGTACTGCGCGGCGTGCCCGGCGACGAATACGTGGCCGCGCTCGCGTTCGTGTCGATCTTCGGCCAGATCGGGCCGATCCTCGGCCCAACGCTCGGCGGCTGGCTCACGCAGTCGATGTCGTGGTACTGGGTGTTCCTCGTCAACCTGCCGATCTGCGCGGTCGGCCTCGTCGCCGTCCACCGCTACATGCCGCGCGACGAGCCGATCGATCCTCCGCCGTTCGACTACACGGGCTACACGCTGCTGTCGATCGCGATGATCGCCGGCTCGCTCGCGATCGACGCGTTGTCCGACGGCGGCTACACGGACTGGACCGTCGGCGTGACCGCGATCGCCGCGGCCGCGGCGATCGTGTACGTCGCCCATGCGCGCAGGCGCGCGAATCCGCTCTTCCGGCTCGAACTCTTTCGCGAACCGAACTTCGCAGTCGGCCTTGCCGGCAATCTGATCTCGCGGATCGGCATCGGCGCGACGCCCTTCCTGCTGCCGCTGATGATGCAGATCGAATTCGGCTATTCTCCGTTGCGCTCGGGGCTCATGCTCGTGCCGGCCGCCATCGCGGGTGTGATCGCGAAGCCGTGGATCGCGCCGCTCGTTCGCCGCTACGGCTATCGCACGTTTCTGTTCGCCAACACGCTGATCGTCGGCGCCGTGATCGCGCTGTTCGCGGCCATCGGCCCCGACACGCCGCTCGTCGTCGAAATGGCGCTGATTGCGATCTTCGGCGCGATCAACTCGATTCAGATCGCGGCAATGAACAGCGTGACGCTGAAAGGCCTGCCGCACCGCGACGCGGCGAGCGGCAACAGCCTGTATTCGATGGTGCAGATGCTGTCGATGGGGCTCGGCGCATCGGTGGGAAGCGGGCTCACGAGCCTGTTCGGCGAGCAGACCGGCTCATCGCTGCTCGGCTTCAAGCTGAGCTTCGTCTGCGTCGGCGCGGTGACGCTCGTGTCCGCGGCGATCTTCCGGCGAATCCGGGAAGCGCCCGTGACGCGCACGCGGCCCGGCCACGCGGTCGCGCACCGCTAG
- a CDS encoding aldehyde dehydrogenase family protein — MEEAKHFISGAWAAPTGGETIAVIDPSDGEPFARLARGTAPDIDAAVRAARAAFDGPWGTASAAERGRMLYRLSMLVAACREELALIESRDTGKPLTQARADADALTRYFEFYAGAADKLHGETLPYRDGYTVLTLREPHGVTGHIVPWNYPMQILGRSVGAALAAGNACVVKPSEDACLSILRVATLAAEAGLPAGTFNVVTGYGHEAGAALARHPGIDHISFTGSPDTGRLVAQAAAEHHAPVTLELGGKSPQIVFADADLDAALPVLVSAIVQNSGQTCSAGSRVLIDKAVYEPLVERLAAAFNALKVGPGRADLDCGPLISAKQQQRVWDFLSDAQHDGIVMAAHGEVVPDAPETGFYQAPALLRDVPHTHRLAQEEVFGPVLAAMKFADEDEALALANGTPYGLVAGVWTRDGARQMRLARRLRAGQVFVNNYGAGGGVELPFGGSGRSGYGREKGFEALYGFTVLKTIALKHD; from the coding sequence ATGGAAGAGGCGAAGCACTTCATCTCGGGGGCGTGGGCTGCGCCCACGGGCGGCGAGACGATCGCCGTGATCGATCCGTCCGACGGCGAGCCGTTCGCGCGGCTCGCGCGCGGCACCGCGCCCGACATCGACGCGGCCGTGCGCGCGGCCCGCGCTGCGTTCGATGGCCCGTGGGGCACGGCGAGCGCGGCCGAGCGGGGGCGCATGCTGTACCGGCTGTCGATGCTCGTCGCCGCGTGCCGCGAGGAGCTCGCGCTCATCGAATCGCGCGACACCGGCAAGCCGCTCACGCAGGCGCGCGCGGACGCCGACGCGCTCACCCGCTACTTCGAGTTCTACGCGGGCGCGGCGGACAAGCTGCACGGCGAGACACTGCCCTACCGCGACGGCTACACGGTGCTCACGCTGCGCGAGCCGCACGGCGTCACCGGGCACATCGTGCCGTGGAACTACCCGATGCAGATCCTCGGGCGCAGCGTCGGCGCGGCGCTCGCCGCGGGCAACGCGTGCGTCGTCAAGCCGTCGGAGGACGCGTGCCTGTCGATCCTGCGCGTCGCGACGCTCGCGGCCGAAGCCGGGCTCCCCGCGGGCACGTTCAATGTCGTGACGGGCTACGGCCACGAAGCCGGCGCGGCGCTCGCGCGCCATCCGGGCATCGACCATATTTCGTTCACCGGCTCGCCGGACACGGGCCGCCTTGTCGCGCAAGCGGCGGCCGAACACCACGCGCCCGTCACGCTCGAGCTCGGCGGCAAGTCGCCGCAGATCGTGTTCGCCGACGCGGACCTCGACGCCGCGCTGCCCGTCCTCGTGTCCGCGATCGTGCAGAACAGCGGCCAGACCTGTTCGGCCGGCAGCCGCGTGCTGATCGACAAGGCGGTCTACGAACCGCTCGTCGAGCGGCTCGCCGCAGCGTTCAACGCGCTGAAGGTCGGCCCCGGCCGCGCCGATCTCGACTGCGGGCCGCTCATCAGCGCGAAGCAGCAGCAGCGCGTGTGGGACTTTCTGTCCGACGCGCAGCACGACGGCATCGTGATGGCCGCGCACGGCGAAGTCGTGCCGGACGCCCCCGAAACGGGCTTCTACCAGGCGCCCGCGCTGCTGCGCGACGTGCCGCACACGCACCGGCTCGCGCAGGAAGAAGTGTTCGGCCCGGTGCTCGCCGCTATGAAGTTCGCCGACGAGGACGAAGCGCTCGCGCTCGCGAACGGCACGCCGTACGGGCTCGTCGCAGGCGTGTGGACGCGCGACGGCGCGCGCCAGATGCGGCTCGCGCGACGGCTGCGCGCGGGACAGGTGTTCGTCAACAACTACGGCGCGGGCGGCGGCGTCGAGCTGCCGTTCGGCGGCAGCGGACGCTCGGGCTACGGCCGCGAAAAAGGCTTCGAGGCTTTGTACGGTTTCACCGTGCTAAAGACGATCGCGCTCAAGCACGACTGA
- a CDS encoding GIY-YIG nuclease family protein, producing MSWYLYLIECADGSVYTGITTDVAARFAQHAQGKGARYTRARKPKAVLASFELADRSSASRAEYWVKRLTPTQKRALAGGSLSLASVLPAADAAAARRADGDCATPAPAAGIAETATAEAATAIGAVMTTGGTAAAHPAAKPAKPKKAANAAKISKQTAAGSSGTPTTSRRRAEPARTKQNRAAS from the coding sequence ATGTCCTGGTACCTGTATCTGATCGAATGCGCGGACGGCAGCGTCTACACTGGCATTACGACCGACGTCGCCGCACGCTTCGCGCAGCACGCGCAAGGCAAGGGCGCGCGCTACACGCGCGCGCGCAAGCCGAAGGCCGTACTCGCGTCGTTCGAGCTCGCCGATCGCTCGAGCGCGTCGCGCGCCGAATATTGGGTCAAACGGCTGACGCCGACGCAAAAGCGCGCGCTCGCGGGGGGCTCGCTCTCGCTCGCGTCGGTGCTGCCGGCCGCTGACGCCGCCGCGGCACGCCGCGCGGACGGCGATTGCGCGACACCCGCGCCGGCAGCCGGCATCGCCGAAACGGCGACGGCCGAAGCCGCAACCGCAATCGGCGCGGTAATGACGACGGGCGGTACGGCCGCCGCGCATCCCGCCGCCAAGCCGGCGAAGCCGAAGAAGGCCGCAAACGCAGCGAAAATATCGAAGCAGACGGCGGCCGGGTCTTCCGGGACACCAACGACTTCGAGAAGGAGAGCGGAACCCGCGCGCACAAAACAAAACCGCGCGGCCTCGTGA
- the ppa gene encoding inorganic diphosphatase translates to MSFSNVPAGKDLPQDFNVIIEIPAQSEPVKYEADKELGLLVVDRFIGTGMRYPVNYGFIPQTLSGDGDPVDVLVITPFPLLAGSVVRARALGMLKMTDESGVDAKLVAVPHDKVCPMTANLKSIDDVPGYLKDQIKHFFEQYKALEKGKWVKVEGWDGIDAAHKEIDEGVANFKK, encoded by the coding sequence ATGAGCTTCAGCAACGTCCCGGCCGGCAAGGATCTGCCGCAAGACTTCAACGTGATCATCGAGATCCCGGCGCAAAGCGAGCCGGTCAAGTACGAAGCCGACAAGGAACTCGGCCTCCTCGTCGTCGATCGCTTCATCGGCACGGGCATGCGCTATCCGGTGAACTACGGCTTCATTCCGCAGACGCTGTCGGGCGACGGCGACCCCGTCGACGTGCTCGTCATCACGCCGTTCCCGCTGCTCGCGGGCTCGGTCGTCCGCGCGCGCGCGCTCGGCATGCTGAAGATGACCGACGAATCGGGCGTCGACGCGAAGCTCGTCGCGGTGCCGCACGACAAGGTCTGCCCGATGACGGCCAACCTCAAGTCGATCGACGACGTGCCCGGGTACCTGAAGGACCAGATCAAGCACTTCTTCGAGCAATACAAGGCGCTCGAGAAGGGCAAGTGGGTGAAGGTCGAAGGCTGGGACGGCATCGACGCGGCACACAAGGAAATCGACGAAGGCGTCGCGAACTTCAAGAAGTAA
- a CDS encoding NAD+ synthase: MKTRIALAQLNVTVGDFAGNVAKIVAAARAAHDAGAQLLIAPELALSGYPPEDLLLRPAFYAASDAALAELAALLKPLAGLAVLVGHPQRAAGSGASSADGNANRPIERGVSPTDTYNAASLIVDGEVVGTYRKQDLPNTEVFDEKRYFATDAAPYVFELNGVKFGVVICEDVWHASAAQLAKAAGAQALIVPNGSPYHMNKEAVRIDILRARIRETGLPMIYVNLVGGQDELVFDGGSFVLDGAGELVAKMPQFEEGNAIVEFDGARPLPARIAPELPVEAQVYRALVLGVHDYIGKNGFPGAIIGLSGGVDSALVLAVAVDALGADRVRAVMMPSRYTADISTTDAAEMAKRVGVRYDQIAIAPMFDAFRASLAGEFAGRAEDATEENIQARIRGTLLMALSNKFGSIVLTTGNKSEMAVGYCTLYGDMAGGFAVIKDIAKTLVYRLCHYRNAAVEYGKLGIIPERILTRAPSAELRENQTDQDSLPPYDVLDAIMRMYMEEDRPLAAIVAAGYSEADVKRVTRLIKINEYKRRQAPVGIRVTHRAFGRDWRYPITSRFSESID; encoded by the coding sequence ATGAAAACCCGTATCGCACTTGCCCAACTCAACGTCACCGTCGGCGATTTCGCCGGCAACGTCGCCAAGATCGTCGCCGCCGCGCGCGCCGCGCACGACGCCGGCGCGCAGCTCCTGATCGCGCCGGAACTCGCGCTGTCCGGCTATCCGCCCGAGGACCTGCTGCTGCGCCCCGCGTTCTACGCGGCGTCGGACGCGGCGCTCGCCGAGCTCGCCGCGCTGCTGAAGCCGCTCGCGGGGCTCGCGGTGCTGGTCGGCCATCCGCAGCGCGCGGCCGGCTCGGGCGCGTCAAGCGCCGATGGTAATGCAAACCGTCCGATCGAGCGCGGCGTCTCGCCGACCGATACCTACAACGCGGCATCGCTCATCGTCGACGGCGAGGTCGTCGGAACGTACCGGAAGCAGGACCTGCCGAATACCGAGGTGTTCGACGAGAAGCGCTATTTCGCGACCGACGCCGCGCCGTACGTGTTCGAGCTGAACGGCGTGAAGTTCGGCGTCGTGATCTGCGAGGACGTGTGGCACGCGTCGGCCGCGCAGCTCGCGAAGGCGGCGGGCGCGCAGGCGCTGATCGTGCCGAACGGCTCGCCGTATCACATGAACAAGGAAGCGGTGCGGATCGACATCCTGCGCGCGCGGATTCGCGAGACCGGCCTGCCGATGATCTACGTGAATCTCGTCGGCGGCCAGGACGAGCTCGTGTTCGACGGCGGCTCGTTCGTGCTCGACGGCGCGGGCGAGCTCGTCGCGAAGATGCCGCAGTTCGAGGAAGGCAATGCGATCGTCGAATTCGACGGCGCGCGACCGCTGCCTGCGCGGATCGCGCCGGAGCTGCCCGTCGAGGCGCAGGTGTATCGCGCGCTCGTGCTCGGCGTGCACGACTACATCGGCAAGAACGGCTTTCCGGGCGCGATCATCGGGCTGTCGGGCGGCGTCGATTCGGCGCTCGTGCTCGCGGTCGCGGTCGACGCGCTCGGCGCCGATCGCGTGCGCGCGGTGATGATGCCGTCGCGCTATACGGCCGACATCTCGACGACCGACGCGGCCGAGATGGCGAAGCGCGTCGGCGTGCGCTACGACCAGATCGCGATCGCGCCGATGTTCGATGCGTTCCGCGCGTCGCTCGCGGGCGAATTCGCGGGCCGCGCCGAAGACGCGACCGAGGAGAACATCCAGGCGCGGATCCGCGGCACGCTCTTGATGGCGCTGTCGAACAAATTCGGCTCGATCGTGCTGACGACGGGCAACAAGAGCGAGATGGCGGTCGGCTACTGCACGCTATACGGCGACATGGCGGGCGGCTTCGCGGTGATCAAGGACATCGCGAAGACGCTCGTCTACCGGCTCTGTCACTACCGCAACGCCGCGGTCGAATACGGCAAGCTCGGCATCATTCCGGAGCGGATTCTGACGCGCGCGCCGTCCGCCGAGCTGCGCGAGAACCAGACCGACCAGGACAGCCTGCCGCCGTACGACGTGCTCGACGCGATCATGCGGATGTACATGGAAGAAGATCGGCCGCTCGCGGCGATCGTCGCGGCGGGCTACTCGGAGGCGGACGTCAAGCGCGTCACGCGGCTCATCAAGATCAACGAGTACAAGCGCCGCCAGGCGCCCGTCGGCATTCGCGTCACGCATCGCGCGTTCGGGCGCGACTGGCGCTATCCGATCACGTCGCGCTTCTCCGAGAGCATCGACTGA
- a CDS encoding GNAT family N-acetyltransferase, whose translation MKHERFDYRMGILSSPLDANAVEWDALVARAERPTPFLKHAFLSALHRAGCAVDGTGWTPRFVTLTDGATGALVAAAPVYAKRHSYGEYVFDWAWADAYQRNALPYYPKLLCAVPFTPVQGSRLLAVGDDARRRLAATLVALAEQSDVSSLHVLFPTDEETRVLADIGMMLREGVQFHWLNDGYRDFDEFLATLEQKKRKNIRAERRKVAEAGVTFRRVRGEDATDAEWRFFTRCYRQTYREHFSSPYLNLDFFREIGATMPENLLLVIAERDGQPIASALAVYQRDASGGGTLYGRYWGALEQVPCLHFEAAYYQLLEFCIDERLDTFEGGAQGEHKLARGFMPTVTRSAHWLAHPAFADAVGRFLAQETNQIHAYVDELREHNPFRNGER comes from the coding sequence TTGAAACACGAACGCTTTGATTATCGCATGGGCATCCTGTCGTCTCCGCTCGACGCAAACGCCGTCGAGTGGGACGCGCTCGTCGCGCGCGCCGAGCGCCCGACGCCCTTTCTGAAGCACGCCTTCCTGAGCGCGCTGCACCGCGCGGGCTGCGCGGTCGACGGCACCGGTTGGACGCCCCGCTTCGTCACGCTGACGGACGGCGCAACGGGCGCGCTCGTCGCGGCTGCGCCCGTTTACGCGAAGCGCCATTCGTATGGCGAATACGTGTTCGACTGGGCGTGGGCCGACGCGTATCAGCGCAACGCGCTGCCGTATTACCCGAAGCTGCTGTGCGCGGTGCCATTCACGCCCGTGCAAGGCAGCCGGCTTCTCGCCGTCGGCGACGACGCGCGCCGCCGGCTCGCCGCGACGCTCGTCGCGCTCGCCGAGCAGAGCGACGTGTCGTCGCTGCACGTGCTGTTTCCGACCGACGAAGAGACGCGCGTGCTCGCCGACATCGGGATGATGCTGCGCGAAGGCGTGCAGTTCCATTGGCTGAATGACGGCTATCGCGACTTCGACGAATTTCTCGCCACGCTCGAACAGAAGAAGCGCAAAAACATCCGTGCGGAGCGCCGCAAGGTCGCGGAAGCCGGCGTCACGTTCCGCCGCGTGCGCGGCGAGGACGCGACCGACGCTGAATGGCGCTTCTTCACGCGCTGCTACCGGCAGACGTACCGCGAGCACTTTTCGAGCCCGTACCTGAATCTCGACTTCTTCCGCGAGATCGGCGCGACGATGCCGGAGAACCTGCTGCTCGTGATCGCCGAGCGCGACGGCCAGCCGATCGCGAGCGCGCTCGCCGTCTACCAGCGCGACGCGTCGGGCGGCGGCACGCTGTACGGCCGCTACTGGGGCGCGCTCGAACAGGTGCCGTGCCTGCACTTCGAGGCCGCGTACTACCAGTTGCTCGAATTCTGCATCGACGAGCGGCTCGACACGTTCGAAGGCGGCGCGCAAGGCGAGCACAAGCTCGCGCGCGGCTTCATGCCGACCGTCACGCGCTCCGCGCACTGGCTCGCGCATCCGGCGTTCGCCGATGCGGTCGGCCGCTTCCTCGCGCAGGAGACGAACCAGATCCATGCGTACGTCGACGAGTTGCGCGAGCACAATCCGTTCAGGAACGGCGAACGCTGA